The Sulfuricystis thermophila genome segment TGACCAGCGGCCAGGCGAGCGCCGCGCCGGTGCCTTCGCCAAGCCGCAGATCGAGGTCGATGAGCGGCCGCGCGCCGAGGTGCGCCAGCTGCACCTGATGGCCTCGTTCCTGCGACAGATGCGAGAACACCGCATAGTCGAGGAAGGCCGGCGCAAGCTTTGCGGCGATGAGCGCCGCCGCGCCGGAGATGAAGCCATCGACCAGCACCAGCATCTTGCGGCGCGCGGCTTCCAGCATGCCGCCGGCCATCGTCGCGATCTCGAAGCCGCCGTAGCGCGCCAGCACCGCGAGCGGCTCGTCGCTGCGCTGCAGCCAGACATCGAGCGCCTGCTGGAGCAATTGCCGCTTTCTGGCCAGCCCCGCATCATCGAGCCCGGTGCCGCGACCGACGCAGTCGGCCAGCGGCGCGCCGGTCAGGCAATGGCTGATGAGCGAGGCCGAGGCGGTGTTGCCAATCCCCATCTCGCCGAAGCCGACGACGTTGCAGCCGGCCTCATCGAGCTGCGCGACGATCCGCGCCCCGTTGGCGAGCGCCGTTTCGCATTGCGCCATCGTCATCGCCGCGCCATCGAGATACGAGGCCGTGCCGATCGCTGAGACTTTCGCGTCGATCAGCCCGGGCCGCTCGCCAAAGTCGTGGGCGACGCCGCAATCGACGATGATGAGCTCCAGGCCATTGGCGCGCGCGAAGACGTTGATCGCCGCGCCGCCGGCCAAGAAATTCTCGACCATCTGCCAGGTCACCTCCTGCGGATAGGCCGAGATGCCGGCTTTTGCCGCGCCATGATCGCCGGCGCAGACGACGATGTGCGGACGGCGCAGCGTAGGTAGGAGTGTCTGCTGGATGCGGCCGAGCTGCAAGGCGAGCGCCTCGATGCGGCCGAGGCTGCCCAGGGGCTTGGTCTTGTTGTCGATCGCTTGCCGCAAAGCGGTATCGAGCCCACGGCTCGCCGGTTCCACCTGGAATTGCATCATCGCCACCCAAAAAACAGCATTGTATCCTTCGCCCATGATCGAACTGATCCTCGGCGGCGCCCGTTCGGGCAAGAGCAGCTACGCTGAAACACAGGCAGCGGCCTCCGGCCTGGCCGTCGTCTATGTCGCCACCGGCGAGGCGCGTGATGCCGAAATGAGCGAACGCATCGCCCACCATCGAGCGCGCCGCCCCGCCGCCTGGCGCACCATCGAGGAGCCCTTGGCGTTGGCTGCCGCGCTCGCGCGCGAGGCTTCACCACAGCGCTGTCTCATCGTCGATTGTTTGACGCTGTGGCTCTCCAACGTGCTGCTTTCCGCGCGGGAAGAGGAACTCGAGCGGCTGCTCGCCGAGTTGCCGCGACTTCCGGGACGGATCCTCCTCGTTTCCAACGAAGTGGGCTGGGGCATCGTGCCGGAAAACGCGCTGGCGCGGCGCTTTCGCGACGAACAGGGGCGGCTCAACCAGACAATCGCCCAGCTCGCCGACCGCGTCACCCTCATCGCCGCGGGATTGCCGCTGCAGCTCAAATAAAAACCGGCGGTTTCCCGCCGGCCAAGAGGTGCAGCATGCAAGCAATCCTCATTGCGCGCCGTTCGTCTCCTGCGCCTCATGCCAGAGCGCATTGACGACGGCGAGCAAAACGGCCATGGCTAGGCCCAGGATCCAAGCGAAATACCACATGGCGATCTCCTCAATAAAGCATTTTGTCGTTGGCGGCGATGTATTGCTCATCCAGCTTGCCGCGCATCACCCGATAGCCCCAGCCGGTATAGGCGAGCACGAGCGGCGTGAAGATCAACGCCACCCAGAACATCACGTTGAGCGTGTAGGCGCTCGAAGTCACGTCCCAGGCGGTCAGGCTGTGGTTGGGCTGGCTGCTCGAGGGCATCACGAAGGGGAACATCGCCGCACCGGTGGTGAAGATCACCCCGGCGCAGGCAACGGAGGAGGCAACGAATGAGAGGAGCGTCTTGCCGGCGCGCACCAGCCAAACGGCGAGAAGCGCTCCGCCAATGCCTAAGAGAGGAGCCAGCCACAGCAGCGGCCACTGCCTGAAGTTGGCAAGCCAAGCGCCTTTTTCGATCGCGACCTCCTTCATCAGCGGGTTGAGGACGGCATTGGGATCGAGCGCGCTCTTCACCACGTATCCCGGCATCATCGCCACGAAGACGCCGGCCAGTGCAAAACCCGCCGCAACGACGACACCCGCGACGGTCACCGCCTTCACGCTGCGCCGCTGCAGCTCCCCGTCGGTGCGGTGGGCCAGAAAGGTTGCGCCTTGCAGCACGAGCAGCATCAGGCTGACGATGCCGCACAAAAGCGCAAACGGGTTGAGTACGAGCGCCCAGAACGAGCCGGTGTAGTAGGAACGCAGGCTGTCGTCGAAGTGAAATGGCACGCCTTGCAGCAGATTGCCGAAAGCCACGCCAAAGACCAGCGCCGGAATCGCGCTACCGGCGAACAAGCCCCAATCCCAGGCGGTGCGCCAGCGGGAATCAGCGATCTTGGAGCGGTAATCGAAGCCGGTCGGGCGGAAGAACAGCGCAAAGAGCACCAACAATAGCGCCCAGTAAAGACCCGAGAAAGCCGTGGCATACACCACCGGCCAGGCGGCGAAAATCGCCCCACCGCCGGTGATGAACCACACCTGGTTGCCATCCCAGTGCGGCGCCACGCTATTGATCATGATGCGTCGCTCGGCATCGTTCTTGCCCAGAAAGGGCAGCAGCGTGCCCACCCCCATGTCGTGACCGTCCATGACCGCGAAGCCAATGAGCAAAATGCCCACCAGCAGCCACCAGATCAATTTCAGCATCGCGTAATCGAACATCTTCCATTCTCCTTTCAGGCGGTTGCAGCGGAAACCGACACGGTTTCCGGCTTGCCGAGTGAGGCATAAGGACCCAGCTTCGCGTACTTGATCATCAGGTAGAGCTCGGCAATGAGCAGCAAGGTGTAAAAGCCGAGGAATCCGGCCAGCGAGCCCCAAAGGTTGGCGGAGGTCAGCGTCGAGGCGGAAAGGTGGGTCGGTAACAGGCCATGCACCGTCCACGGCTGCCGACCATATTCGGCGACGAACCAGCCGGCATGTGCCGCCAGCCAGGGCAACGGCAGCGTGTAGAGAGCCCACTTGAGCAGCCAGGGTTTGTCGGTGAAAGTGCCTTTGGCGGCATGCCAGATGGCGGTAACGAAGAGAGCCAGCATCAGCAAGGCGGCCAGCACCATGAAGCGGAAAGTCCAAAAGAGCGGCGCCACCTTCGGCACCGAATCGTGCGCCGCCTGGGCGATCATTTCCGGCGTGACTTGGCCCATGTCCTCGGTGTATTTCTTCAGCAGCAGACCATAGCCGAGGTCGGCCTGATGCCGTTGGAATTGCTCGCGCATGACCCCATCCTGCGGATTCTTGCGCAACGCCTCGAGCGCGACGAGCGCTTGGATGCCCGACTCGATGCGCGCCTTGTTGTGCTCGCGAATCTCCCGGATGCCCGGGATGGTCTCACTGGTCGAACGCGTGGCAAGGAGGCCCAGCACATAGGGAATGCGGATCGCCCAACTGTTGGTTTGCTTTTCCTCATCGATGCCGGCGATCACGTTGAAACCCGCTGGCGCCGGTTCCGTCTCCCACATGGCCTCGAGGGCGGCGAGCTTGGACTTTTGCGCCTCGGAAACGGCATAGCCAGATTCGTCACCAAGCACGATCACCGAAGCCGCGCCAGCGAGACCAAAGGCGGCCGCCACCCGGAACGACCGTTTGGCAAACTCGATGTGCCGCCCTTTGAGCAGATACCATGAGGAAATCGCCAGCACGAATACCGCGCCGGTGACATAACCGGCCGAGACGGTATGGACGAACTTCGCCTGGGCGGCCGGGTTGAAGACGATCGCCCAGAAATCGTTGAGCTCCATGCGCATCGTCACCGGATTGAAGGCGGCGCCCACCGGCTCTTGCATCCAGCCATTGGCGATCAGGATCAGCACGGCCGACAGATTGGTGCCGAGCGCCATCAACATCGTGACCATGAGATGGCCGACCTTTGAGAGCCGCTGCCAGCCGAAGAAGAAGAGGCCGACCATGGTCGATTCGAGGAAGAAGGCGGCCAAACCCTCGATCGCCAGCGGCGCGCCGAAGATGTCGCCGACGTAGTGCGAGTAATAGGCCCAGTTGGTGCCGAACTGAAATTCCATCGTCAGCCCCGTGGACACCCCCAGCGCAAAGTTGATGCCGTAGAGCTTGCCCCAGAACTTCGTCATGTCGCGCCAGATTTCCTTGCCGGAAAGCACATAGGCAGACTCCATGATCACCAACAGCCAGGAGAGGCCCAGGGTGAGGGGCACGAACAGGAAGTGGTACATCGCAGTGGCAGCGAATTGCAACCGCGCGAGGTCAACGGCGGTGGGATCGATCATCGTTGCTATCCTCCTTGCTTGATTGGGAAATGGGGGAGGTGACGAGGCGTTGCGCCATGCCATCACCGTCGATCTTCTTTTTCTGCGGGAGAACGAAGGCGCTCCATAGGCCGACGAGTGCGATTGCCTTGATCAGCAGGGCGGCAATGATGTGGCGGGCCAAGGGAGAGGAAAAAAGCGGCTTCATCGTCATGCAGACCTCGATTCAGGCCGCGCATGCTAATCGGGTCGTCTGCAGGCCACAATGCGGTTTGATGACGCGCGACAGGGAACCGCGCGGCAACGCGTCGCATTCAGCGGCGGGCGTGCTTTTTGAGTTTGCGCTGCAGGCTGCGCCGCTCGAGCCCCAGGAAACGGGCGGTGGCGGAGATATTGCCGTCGTGACGAACGAGCGCCCAGCAAAGTCTTTCCCATTCGAGCTGGGGACAGCTCAACACATCCTTTGCCACCGGAACCGTTGCGTCCGCGTCCTCTCTGGAAAATGCGGCGAGCACTTCATCGACCGAGGCCGGCTTGGCCAGATAATGCACCGCACCGCAGCGAATCGCCTCGGTCGCCGTCGCGAGGCTGGCATAGGCGGTGAGCAATACGATGCGCATGTGCGGATTGGCCGCGCGCAATCGCGTCAGAAGATGCAGGCCAGAGATCGGCCGACCGAGATTCAGATCGAGCACGACACGATCGATCGCAGGTTCCTCCTGCACCGTTGACAGGGCGCTGGCTTCGTCATGCGCGACGTGTACGCAGAGGCCACGACGACGCAAGGCCCGCGCCATGACGCCGCAAAAGTCCTGGTTGTCATCGACGATGAGAATCCCACGAGCGGCATCGTGCCCTCTGTGCGCTCTTTGCGTGAGCGGATGTTTTCCCGCGCCGGGTTCGGTTTTGTCAAACATGACAATGATCGTAATCAATTTTGCCGCCGAAGCTGCGCGACAAATCGTCGCTGTGGACCCGGTCAGCCGCATGCGATCAGCTTCACCCTCACCCAGCCGCGCACGCTGTTGATGAACCACAGCGCATCGGCGCGCGCGAGGTCTGCGATGCGCAGGTGCCGTGTGACGATTTCGCCACGCGCCAGCAGCTCGGCACGCAGCACGCCGGGCAACAGGCCGGCTGCGACGGGGGGCGTCAAACGCTCGCCATCCAGTTCGACGACTACATTGCCGCGGGTGAATTCGGTGATCTCGCCCCGTGCATTCCACAGCAGCGTATCGAACACGCCCGGCGGCGGGCTGAAGGGCGCATAGGCGGAACGCTCGGTGGTCTTGTGACAGAGGAACTCGGGCTCGGCGACGATCGGCCGGCTGGCGAGCACGACCGTCGCCTCTTGCGGCGTCGGCGCCAAGGGAAACGCCTCGCTTTGCAACCGCCCCTGACGATCGAGCAGCAGCCGCACCCGCCACCGTCCCACCGGGTGTGCGGCGGCGAGCGCCTCGAGATGCCGCAGCACGCGCGCTCGCTCGCAGGGAAAGCCGAAATGCTCGGCGCTCGCGCTGAGCCGCGCGAGATGGCCTTCGAGCAGAACGAACGCGCCGTCATCGAGCGCCAAGGTTTCCAGCAGAGCGAAGCCTGCCGTCGCGCGCAGCAGGAAACGGCGCTTGGCGAGCCATTCGGCATATTCGGCCTCTGCTTGGGAATCCGAGACGATGCCGCTGCCGATGCCGCATTCGGCACGGGAAGCCTGACGATCGAGCGTCACGGTGCGGATGCCGACGTTGAAGGTGGCATGGCCGCCGGGGCGGATGAGGCCGAGCGCGCCGCAATAGGCGCCGCGCGGCGCGGTTTCCAGTGCGGCGATCGCGGCCATCGCGGCGATCTTCG includes the following:
- the cobT gene encoding nicotinate-nucleotide--dimethylbenzimidazole phosphoribosyltransferase encodes the protein MMQFQVEPASRGLDTALRQAIDNKTKPLGSLGRIEALALQLGRIQQTLLPTLRRPHIVVCAGDHGAAKAGISAYPQEVTWQMVENFLAGGAAINVFARANGLELIIVDCGVAHDFGERPGLIDAKVSAIGTASYLDGAAMTMAQCETALANGARIVAQLDEAGCNVVGFGEMGIGNTASASLISHCLTGAPLADCVGRGTGLDDAGLARKRQLLQQALDVWLQRSDEPLAVLARYGGFEIATMAGGMLEAARRKMLVLVDGFISGAAALIAAKLAPAFLDYAVFSHLSQERGHQVQLAHLGARPLIDLDLRLGEGTGAALAWPLVKSASAMLGEMASFAEAGVAERL
- the cobU gene encoding bifunctional adenosylcobinamide kinase/adenosylcobinamide-phosphate guanylyltransferase, with translation MIELILGGARSGKSSYAETQAAASGLAVVYVATGEARDAEMSERIAHHRARRPAAWRTIEEPLALAAALAREASPQRCLIVDCLTLWLSNVLLSAREEELERLLAELPRLPGRILLVSNEVGWGIVPENALARRFRDEQGRLNQTIAQLADRVTLIAAGLPLQLK
- the cydX gene encoding cytochrome bd-I oxidase subunit CydX, producing MWYFAWILGLAMAVLLAVVNALWHEAQETNGAQ
- the cydB gene encoding cytochrome d ubiquinol oxidase subunit II, which codes for MFDYAMLKLIWWLLVGILLIGFAVMDGHDMGVGTLLPFLGKNDAERRIMINSVAPHWDGNQVWFITGGGAIFAAWPVVYATAFSGLYWALLLVLFALFFRPTGFDYRSKIADSRWRTAWDWGLFAGSAIPALVFGVAFGNLLQGVPFHFDDSLRSYYTGSFWALVLNPFALLCGIVSLMLLVLQGATFLAHRTDGELQRRSVKAVTVAGVVVAAGFALAGVFVAMMPGYVVKSALDPNAVLNPLMKEVAIEKGAWLANFRQWPLLWLAPLLGIGGALLAVWLVRAGKTLLSFVASSVACAGVIFTTGAAMFPFVMPSSSQPNHSLTAWDVTSSAYTLNVMFWVALIFTPLVLAYTGWGYRVMRGKLDEQYIAANDKMLY
- a CDS encoding cytochrome ubiquinol oxidase subunit I — its product is MIDPTAVDLARLQFAATAMYHFLFVPLTLGLSWLLVIMESAYVLSGKEIWRDMTKFWGKLYGINFALGVSTGLTMEFQFGTNWAYYSHYVGDIFGAPLAIEGLAAFFLESTMVGLFFFGWQRLSKVGHLMVTMLMALGTNLSAVLILIANGWMQEPVGAAFNPVTMRMELNDFWAIVFNPAAQAKFVHTVSAGYVTGAVFVLAISSWYLLKGRHIEFAKRSFRVAAAFGLAGAASVIVLGDESGYAVSEAQKSKLAALEAMWETEPAPAGFNVIAGIDEEKQTNSWAIRIPYVLGLLATRSTSETIPGIREIREHNKARIESGIQALVALEALRKNPQDGVMREQFQRHQADLGYGLLLKKYTEDMGQVTPEMIAQAAHDSVPKVAPLFWTFRFMVLAALLMLALFVTAIWHAAKGTFTDKPWLLKWALYTLPLPWLAAHAGWFVAEYGRQPWTVHGLLPTHLSASTLTSANLWGSLAGFLGFYTLLLIAELYLMIKYAKLGPYASLGKPETVSVSAATA
- the cydP gene encoding cytochrome oxidase putative small subunit CydP produces the protein MTMKPLFSSPLARHIIAALLIKAIALVGLWSAFVLPQKKKIDGDGMAQRLVTSPISQSSKEDSNDDRSHRR
- a CDS encoding response regulator transcription factor encodes the protein MRLTGSTATICRAASAAKLITIIVMFDKTEPGAGKHPLTQRAHRGHDAARGILIVDDNQDFCGVMARALRRRGLCVHVAHDEASALSTVQEEPAIDRVVLDLNLGRPISGLHLLTRLRAANPHMRIVLLTAYASLATATEAIRCGAVHYLAKPASVDEVLAAFSREDADATVPVAKDVLSCPQLEWERLCWALVRHDGNISATARFLGLERRSLQRKLKKHARR